The Priestia aryabhattai genome contains a region encoding:
- a CDS encoding MBL fold metallo-hydrolase, which translates to MSLHFSVLASGSTGNAILVSDGEHSLLVDAGLSGKQMEALFQQVNRNIPDLSGILVTHEHSDHIKGLGVLARKYKLPIFANEKTWNAMDGLIGNIDTEQKFHFEIGQTKSFGQLEVESFGVSHDAAEPMFYVFHQGSKKLTLITDTGYVSDRMKGTIKNSDMYVFESNHDVEMLRMGRYPWSIKRRILSDVGHVSNEDAALAMADVIGDQTKRIYLAHLSQDNNMKEIARMSVAQVLQQKDINVEDNILLCDTDPKRPTDIVYV; encoded by the coding sequence ATGAGCCTGCATTTCAGCGTGCTAGCGAGTGGGAGCACAGGAAATGCGATTTTAGTAAGTGATGGAGAACATTCCTTACTAGTTGATGCAGGGCTGAGCGGAAAACAAATGGAAGCTCTCTTTCAACAAGTAAATCGCAATATCCCGGATTTATCAGGAATTTTAGTGACTCACGAACATAGTGACCATATTAAAGGACTAGGTGTTCTGGCACGTAAATATAAGCTCCCTATTTTCGCAAATGAAAAAACGTGGAACGCAATGGATGGCTTGATCGGCAACATTGATACGGAACAGAAGTTTCACTTTGAAATTGGCCAAACGAAATCGTTTGGTCAATTGGAAGTGGAGTCTTTTGGCGTTTCGCATGATGCTGCAGAGCCTATGTTTTATGTCTTTCATCAAGGGTCTAAAAAATTAACCCTTATTACAGATACCGGCTATGTAAGTGACCGCATGAAAGGTACGATTAAAAATAGCGATATGTACGTATTTGAAAGCAATCACGATGTTGAAATGCTGAGAATGGGGCGCTACCCTTGGAGCATTAAAAGACGAATTCTAAGCGACGTGGGACATGTGTCAAATGAAGATGCGGCGCTTGCGATGGCAGATGTGATTGGAGATCAAACCAAACGCATTTACTTAGCGCATTTGAGTCAAGACAATAACATGAAGGAAATTGCCCGTATGTCGGTTGCGCAAGTGTTACAACAAAAAGACATCAATGTAGAAGACAATATTCTTCTATGTGATACAGATCCAAAAAGACCAACTGATATTGTTTATGTATAG
- a CDS encoding two-component system regulatory protein YycI, whose product MDWNRTKTIFIFTFLILNIYLGYQIFKTHQEDQYSLFVESSVEEQLTSEGIEYKHLPTDVKEASSLNAKSKLFKDEDLKKLKEQKAALLEEKTIRSVLDKPFSVPEKNTKAKLSQFLKRYVLSGEDYELWNVNKEKKTVTFFQQYKKHKIYDNENGMIIAHLNDKGEIVSYEQTMLGSVKTLDDEQDVLSPLKALENLFLKDELKKKDKVTDVEFGYYTFDLPLLNSQVLAPTWHIVVNGDTSYFVNAFEGQIIKKGNK is encoded by the coding sequence ATGGATTGGAATAGAACAAAAACCATCTTTATTTTCACTTTCTTGATTCTTAATATTTACTTAGGCTATCAGATATTTAAAACTCATCAAGAAGATCAGTACTCTCTATTTGTAGAGTCGAGTGTTGAAGAACAATTAACGAGTGAAGGCATTGAATATAAACATTTACCTACAGATGTGAAAGAAGCTTCATCGTTAAATGCTAAAAGCAAACTGTTTAAAGATGAAGACTTAAAAAAGCTCAAAGAACAAAAAGCAGCGCTGCTTGAGGAAAAAACAATTCGGAGCGTATTAGACAAACCTTTTTCAGTGCCTGAAAAAAATACAAAAGCAAAGCTAAGTCAATTTCTAAAACGATATGTGCTCTCTGGTGAGGATTATGAGCTATGGAATGTTAATAAAGAGAAAAAAACAGTTACATTCTTTCAACAATATAAGAAGCACAAAATCTATGATAATGAAAACGGCATGATCATTGCTCATTTAAATGATAAAGGCGAAATTGTTTCATATGAACAAACGATGTTAGGTTCTGTGAAAACGTTGGATGATGAGCAGGATGTTTTGTCTCCTTTAAAAGCATTGGAAAATTTGTTTTTGAAGGATGAATTGAAAAAGAAAGATAAAGTGACAGACGTAGAGTTTGGATACTATACGTTTGATCTGCCGCTATTAAATTCTCAAGTTTTAGCACCAACTTGGCACATTGTTGTAAATGGAGATACGAGTTATTTTGTAAATGCCTTTGAAGGGCAGATCATTAAAAAAGGAAATAAATAA
- the rplI gene encoding 50S ribosomal protein L9, whose amino-acid sequence MKVIFLKDVKGKGKKGEVKNVSDGYAHNFLLKNGYAVEATGGNVKVLEAQKNREQKDAAAELQANKELKATLEELTVELKAKSGEGGRLFGSITSKQIAEELKKKHNIKVDKRKIELNDAIRALGYTNVPVKLHPEVTATVKVHVTEQK is encoded by the coding sequence ATGAAAGTAATTTTCTTAAAAGATGTAAAAGGAAAAGGCAAAAAAGGTGAAGTAAAAAATGTTTCAGACGGTTATGCACATAACTTCTTATTAAAAAATGGTTATGCTGTTGAAGCTACAGGCGGTAATGTAAAAGTATTAGAAGCACAAAAAAATAGAGAGCAAAAAGATGCAGCTGCAGAACTTCAAGCAAACAAAGAGTTAAAAGCAACTCTTGAAGAACTAACAGTTGAATTAAAAGCAAAATCTGGTGAAGGTGGCCGTTTATTCGGTTCTATCACAAGCAAACAAATTGCTGAAGAATTAAAGAAAAAGCACAACATTAAAGTAGATAAGCGTAAAATTGAATTAAACGATGCAATTCGCGCATTAGGCTACACAAATGTACCGGTTAAATTACATCCGGAAGTAACCGCTACTGTAAAGGTACACGTGACTGAACAAAAATAA
- the walK gene encoding cell wall metabolism sensor histidine kinase WalK, whose amino-acid sequence MKKVRLLQSIHLKFVLIYVLLILIAMQIIGVYFARQLEKELVNNFRTSLQERTDLLTYNIGQEMVKNRDDDSPTLEEDLKTILRDFASRPNLASNDMNDISEVRVIDQNRRIIATSNSNPQQIIGKKTNDLAITNALLAGTNSDNVFVDQSGQRIRVMIQPIRLQDKVGASQSNSTNKNGKVQSSEEILGAIYLTASMEPVYDQMSNINQIFKAGTVIALFITAILGVFLAQTITRPMSEMRKQALEMAKGNFTRKAKVYGYDEIGQLALTFNNLTRKLQEAQATTEGERRKLSSVLAHMTDGVIATDRKGRVILINDPAAAMLNVSRETVLSDPVVSLLDLEETHTFESLLANQESLILDFSTKSDPFILRATISAIQKETGFINGIIIVLHDITEQEKIDQDRREFVANVSHELRTPLTTMRSYLDALADGAWQDKDLAPTFLNVTQTETERMIRLVNDLLQLSKLDSQDYRFSRDPINFVKFYHYIIDRFEMTIEQGISFVRDLPNEAIYVAIDQDKITQVLDNIISNAIKYSPEGGTITFSIAQHTHEIVVSIKDQGMGIPKSNLAKIFERFYRVDKARTRKLGGTGLGLAIAKEIIEAHDGRIWADSQEGKGTTIYFTLPIESENDDEWE is encoded by the coding sequence ATGAAGAAAGTAAGGCTCCTGCAATCTATTCATTTAAAGTTTGTATTGATTTATGTGCTGCTCATTTTAATTGCGATGCAAATTATTGGGGTCTATTTTGCAAGACAATTAGAAAAAGAATTAGTTAACAACTTTCGAACGTCTCTTCAAGAGCGGACAGACTTGCTGACGTATAATATTGGACAAGAAATGGTGAAAAATCGTGATGATGATTCACCCACTCTTGAGGAAGACTTAAAGACTATTTTACGAGATTTTGCTTCAAGACCCAATTTAGCTTCAAATGATATGAATGACATCTCTGAAGTAAGAGTCATTGATCAAAATAGAAGAATTATTGCTACATCGAACTCAAATCCTCAACAGATCATAGGTAAAAAGACAAATGATTTAGCGATTACAAATGCATTGTTAGCAGGAACGAACTCTGATAATGTATTTGTTGATCAAAGCGGACAGCGAATCAGAGTTATGATACAGCCTATTCGTTTACAGGATAAAGTAGGTGCCAGTCAATCAAATTCAACTAATAAAAATGGAAAAGTTCAGTCTAGCGAAGAAATCTTAGGTGCTATTTACTTAACAGCTTCTATGGAGCCTGTTTATGATCAAATGAGTAATATCAATCAGATCTTTAAGGCAGGTACGGTGATTGCTCTTTTTATTACAGCTATTTTAGGCGTGTTTTTAGCTCAGACGATTACTCGTCCAATGTCTGAAATGAGAAAACAAGCACTTGAGATGGCCAAAGGGAATTTCACGAGAAAAGCTAAGGTATACGGGTATGATGAAATTGGTCAGCTAGCTCTCACATTCAACAACTTAACAAGAAAGCTTCAAGAAGCACAGGCAACTACAGAAGGAGAGCGCCGTAAGCTTAGTTCGGTATTAGCTCATATGACGGACGGCGTTATTGCGACGGATCGAAAGGGAAGAGTAATTTTAATTAATGATCCAGCCGCAGCTATGCTAAATGTTTCACGTGAAACGGTTTTGTCTGATCCAGTTGTTTCCCTATTAGATCTTGAAGAAACGCATACGTTTGAAAGTTTGCTCGCTAATCAAGAGTCATTAATTTTGGACTTTAGTACAAAATCGGATCCCTTTATTTTACGAGCTACCATTTCCGCTATTCAAAAAGAGACAGGCTTTATTAACGGGATTATCATTGTCCTGCATGACATTACAGAGCAGGAGAAAATTGATCAAGATCGCCGAGAATTTGTAGCGAATGTTTCACATGAATTGCGTACGCCGTTAACAACGATGCGCAGTTATTTAGATGCACTTGCAGATGGAGCTTGGCAAGATAAGGACTTAGCTCCGACGTTTTTAAATGTGACACAAACGGAAACAGAACGAATGATTCGTCTCGTTAACGACTTGCTTCAATTATCTAAGCTAGATAGCCAAGACTATCGATTTAGCCGTGACCCAATCAATTTTGTGAAGTTCTATCATTACATCATTGATCGCTTTGAAATGACAATTGAACAAGGTATTTCGTTCGTGCGCGACTTGCCAAATGAAGCAATCTATGTCGCTATCGATCAAGATAAAATTACACAAGTATTAGATAACATTATTTCCAATGCAATAAAATATTCACCTGAAGGCGGAACCATTACATTTTCAATTGCTCAGCATACACATGAAATTGTTGTGAGCATTAAAGACCAAGGTATGGGAATTCCAAAATCAAATTTAGCTAAAATTTTCGAACGCTTCTATCGTGTAGATAAAGCACGAACGCGTAAATTAGGCGGAACAGGATTAGGGCTTGCTATTGCCAAGGAAATTATTGAAGCACACGATGGACGCATTTGGGCAGATAGTCAGGAAGGAAAAGGAACAACGATTTACTTTACTCTTCCGATTGAAAGTGAGAATGATGACGAATGGGAATGA
- the yycF gene encoding response regulator YycF → MDKRILVVDDEKPIADILKFNLQKEGYEVFCAYDGVEALEKVEEVQPEMILLDIMLPQKDGMEVCREVRKKYDMPIIMLTAKDSEIDKVLGLELGADDYVTKPFSTRELLARVKANLRRHQQVAVPTEESETNEITIGALVIHPDAYIVSKRGETIELTHREFELLHYLAKHIGQVMTREHLLQTVWGYDYFGDVRTVDVTVRRLREKIEDNPSHPMWIVTRRGVGYYLRSPEQE, encoded by the coding sequence ATGGATAAACGTATTTTAGTCGTAGATGACGAAAAGCCGATTGCAGATATTTTAAAGTTTAATTTGCAAAAAGAAGGTTACGAAGTATTTTGTGCTTACGATGGCGTAGAAGCACTTGAAAAAGTGGAAGAAGTACAGCCTGAAATGATTTTATTAGATATTATGCTTCCTCAGAAAGATGGAATGGAAGTTTGCCGAGAAGTGCGCAAAAAATATGATATGCCAATTATCATGTTAACAGCAAAAGACTCTGAAATTGACAAAGTTTTAGGTCTAGAATTAGGTGCAGATGATTATGTAACTAAGCCGTTCAGTACGCGTGAATTATTAGCACGTGTAAAAGCTAATTTACGTAGACATCAGCAGGTAGCTGTTCCAACAGAAGAAAGCGAAACGAATGAAATTACAATTGGAGCGCTTGTTATTCACCCAGATGCCTATATCGTGTCTAAGCGTGGAGAAACGATTGAACTCACTCATCGTGAATTTGAGCTGCTGCATTATTTAGCGAAGCACATTGGACAAGTCATGACGCGTGAACACTTGCTGCAAACCGTATGGGGTTATGACTATTTTGGTGATGTGCGTACGGTAGATGTAACAGTTCGAAGATTACGTGAAAAAATTGAAGATAATCCGAGCCATCCAATGTGGATTGTAACAAGACGTGGAGTAGGCTATTATTTACGCAGCCCAGAGCAGGAGTAA
- a CDS encoding YycH family regulatory protein gives MGMRYEHIKTAILVVLVASSLIMTYHIWTYQPSYKVISKNQHLQEVEVSSKSKIEDHILPTEVLYHRNDNHYMSHDEDDVNKWVNEMKKWKFSNVTDVSDAISPDGFLNYVHGSNSIEVLYPDALPLKTFQQLFSFSQTSLPNQTFDRVLIKIKRTPSFFVSVYLVNYEQKKIYSVTVKNLAKDDIKELEDKMKRTYAPSLVYKENKNRYIFLPENNITMNSEVYYTSMRHLDIEKYKEALFNNPDYARKETSTNRDVYTEGTKVINVNTKTDVMEYVNLVNSTTEVMEDYNLINRSFSFVNDHGGWTESNYRFNSWNRITKEISYRYYKDNYPVYSNQGMTEIYQRWGNAEILNYRRPLYRFVRVQDSSVEKLQSSQKVIQLIEKHQNFDPNLLKDISIGYQLEEVSQQPKTGEKTVEFNSNSVKLVPSWFYYYNSKWYRIAPPTEGGDNDGLE, from the coding sequence ATGGGAATGAGATATGAACATATCAAAACGGCCATCTTAGTTGTTCTCGTCGCTTCCAGTTTAATTATGACGTATCATATATGGACGTATCAGCCTTCTTATAAGGTCATTTCAAAAAATCAACATTTGCAGGAAGTTGAAGTGAGTTCAAAAAGTAAAATAGAAGATCATATTCTTCCAACAGAAGTCCTCTATCATCGAAACGATAATCACTACATGTCTCACGATGAAGATGATGTAAACAAATGGGTAAATGAAATGAAAAAGTGGAAATTTTCGAATGTGACGGACGTTTCGGATGCTATTTCGCCTGATGGATTTTTAAATTATGTCCATGGAAGTAATTCTATTGAAGTGTTGTATCCAGACGCGCTCCCTTTGAAAACATTTCAACAGCTTTTTTCATTTTCTCAAACGTCTTTGCCTAATCAAACATTTGACCGTGTACTCATTAAAATTAAGCGTACACCTTCCTTTTTCGTGAGCGTATATCTTGTGAATTATGAGCAAAAAAAGATTTATTCGGTTACAGTCAAGAATTTGGCCAAAGATGATATCAAAGAATTAGAAGATAAAATGAAACGTACGTATGCCCCGAGCCTTGTATATAAAGAAAACAAAAACCGATATATCTTCCTTCCGGAAAACAATATTACGATGAATAGTGAAGTCTACTATACGAGCATGAGGCATTTAGATATTGAAAAATATAAAGAAGCGCTTTTTAACAACCCGGACTATGCACGGAAAGAAACGTCTACAAACCGAGATGTCTACACCGAAGGTACAAAAGTGATTAATGTCAATACGAAGACAGATGTGATGGAATATGTGAATCTTGTAAATTCCACGACCGAGGTAATGGAAGATTATAATTTAATAAATCGTAGCTTTAGCTTCGTTAATGACCACGGTGGCTGGACAGAATCTAATTACCGATTCAACAGCTGGAATCGTATTACAAAAGAAATTAGCTATCGTTATTATAAAGATAACTATCCAGTGTACAGCAATCAGGGAATGACTGAAATATATCAGAGATGGGGAAATGCGGAGATTTTAAATTACCGTCGTCCTCTTTATCGTTTTGTAAGAGTACAGGATTCGAGTGTAGAAAAGCTGCAGTCATCTCAAAAGGTTATTCAATTAATTGAAAAACACCAAAACTTTGACCCGAATCTGTTAAAAGATATTTCAATAGGCTATCAGCTAGAAGAAGTGTCACAGCAGCCGAAAACCGGTGAAAAGACGGTTGAGTTTAATTCTAATTCTGTCAAACTCGTTCCTTCCTGGTTCTATTATTATAATAGCAAATGGTATCGAATTGCACCGCCGACCGAAGGAGGCGATAACGATGGATTGGAATAG
- the dnaB gene encoding replicative DNA helicase has translation MSDLFADRLPPQNIEAEQALLGAIFLEPSSLTLASELLIPEDFYRASHQKIFTCMLKLSDQGEPVDLVTVTSELADQKILEEVGGVSYLSDLANSVPTAANVEYYGKIVEEKSILRRLIRTATHIASEGYAREDEVEVLLNEAEKNILEVAQRKNSGVFQNIKDVLVQTYDDIEVLHNRKGDITGIPTGFSDLDRMTAGFQRNDLIIVAARPSVGKTAFALNIAQNVATKTDENVAIFSLEMGAQQLVMRMLCAEGNIDAQRLRTGSLTADDWGKLTMAMGSLSNAGIYIDDTPGIRVGEIRSKCRRLKQEGGLGMILIDYLQLIQGNGRSGENRQQEVSEISRALKALARELEVPVIALSQLSRGVEQRQDKRPMMSDIRESGSIEQDADIVAFLYREDYYEKDTENQNIIEIIIAKQRNGPVGTVQLAFVKEYNKFVNLERRFDDAGVPPGA, from the coding sequence ATGAGTGATCTTTTTGCTGATCGTCTTCCGCCTCAGAATATTGAAGCAGAGCAAGCGCTATTAGGGGCCATTTTCTTAGAGCCTTCTTCTTTAACCTTAGCATCTGAACTGCTAATACCTGAAGATTTTTATCGGGCATCGCATCAGAAAATCTTTACATGTATGCTGAAACTTTCTGACCAAGGTGAACCGGTTGATTTGGTGACGGTAACGTCTGAATTAGCTGACCAAAAAATCCTAGAAGAAGTTGGCGGCGTATCGTATTTAAGTGATTTAGCTAACTCTGTTCCAACGGCTGCAAACGTAGAGTATTACGGTAAAATCGTAGAAGAAAAGTCGATTTTACGCCGTTTAATTCGTACTGCAACGCATATTGCTTCAGAAGGATATGCAAGGGAAGACGAAGTAGAAGTTTTATTAAATGAAGCGGAAAAAAACATTTTAGAAGTAGCACAGCGTAAAAACAGCGGTGTGTTTCAAAATATCAAAGATGTACTTGTACAAACGTACGATGATATCGAAGTTCTTCACAATCGAAAAGGTGACATTACAGGTATCCCAACCGGGTTTAGTGATTTAGATAGAATGACAGCAGGGTTCCAGCGAAATGATTTAATCATTGTAGCGGCCCGCCCATCGGTAGGTAAAACGGCCTTTGCCTTAAATATTGCGCAAAACGTTGCAACGAAAACGGATGAGAACGTAGCAATCTTCAGTTTAGAGATGGGTGCTCAGCAGCTTGTTATGAGGATGCTGTGTGCCGAAGGAAATATTGATGCACAAAGACTGCGTACAGGCTCGCTTACAGCTGATGACTGGGGAAAGCTCACTATGGCAATGGGGTCTTTGTCCAATGCAGGGATTTATATTGATGATACACCGGGTATTCGAGTAGGTGAAATTCGTTCTAAGTGTCGTCGCTTGAAACAAGAAGGCGGACTTGGGATGATTTTAATTGACTACTTACAGCTTATTCAAGGAAATGGACGAAGCGGAGAAAACCGACAGCAGGAAGTATCTGAAATTTCTCGTGCGTTAAAAGCTTTAGCTCGTGAATTAGAAGTTCCTGTTATCGCCTTATCACAGCTTTCCCGTGGAGTAGAGCAGAGACAAGATAAGCGACCAATGATGTCTGATATCCGTGAATCCGGAAGTATTGAGCAGGATGCCGATATCGTAGCTTTCTTATATCGTGAAGACTATTATGAAAAAGATACAGAAAATCAAAATATTATCGAGATTATTATAGCCAAGCAGCGTAACGGTCCAGTTGGAACCGTACAGCTTGCCTTCGTAAAAGAATACAATAAATTCGTTAATCTCGAGCGGCGCTTTGATGACGCAGGAGTGCCGCCTGGTGCATAA
- a CDS encoding adenylosuccinate synthase has translation MSSVVVVGTQWGDEGKGKITDFLSENAEVIARYQGGNNAGHTIKFNGETYKLHLIPSGIFYNDKTCVIGNGMVVDPKALVQELKYLHDRGVTTENLRISNRAHVILPYHLKLDEVEEERKGENKIGTTKKGIGPAYMDKAARVGIRIADLLDREVFEAKLTQNLAEKNRLLEKMYEVEGFTLEEILDEYYEYGQQVAKYVVDTSVVLNDALDEGRRVLFEGAQGVMLDIDQGTYPFVTSSNPVAGGVTIGSGVGPSKIKHVVGVSKAYTTRVGDGPFPTELTNEIGDQIREVGREYGTTTGRPRRVGWFDSVVVRHARRVSGITDLSLNSIDVLTGIETLKICVAYRYKGEIMEEFPASLKTLAECEPVYEELPGWTEDITGVKTLDELPNNARHYLERVSQLTGIPLSIFSVGPDRTQTNVLRGVYS, from the coding sequence ATGTCTTCAGTCGTTGTAGTAGGAACACAATGGGGAGATGAAGGAAAAGGGAAGATTACAGACTTCCTATCAGAAAATGCAGAAGTGATTGCACGTTACCAAGGTGGGAACAATGCAGGTCACACAATTAAGTTTAATGGTGAAACTTATAAGTTACATTTAATTCCTTCAGGTATTTTTTATAATGACAAAACGTGTGTAATTGGAAACGGTATGGTTGTCGATCCAAAAGCGCTTGTTCAAGAATTAAAATACTTACATGATCGCGGTGTAACAACAGAAAACTTACGTATTAGTAACCGAGCTCATGTGATTCTTCCATATCATTTAAAATTAGATGAAGTTGAAGAAGAACGTAAAGGTGAAAATAAGATTGGTACAACGAAAAAAGGTATTGGACCAGCTTATATGGATAAAGCAGCACGTGTTGGTATTCGAATTGCCGATTTACTAGACCGTGAAGTATTTGAAGCAAAATTAACACAAAACTTAGCTGAAAAGAATCGCCTTCTTGAAAAAATGTATGAAGTAGAAGGCTTTACATTAGAAGAAATTTTAGATGAGTACTATGAGTATGGTCAACAAGTGGCAAAATATGTTGTTGATACATCAGTAGTATTAAATGATGCGTTAGACGAAGGACGTCGTGTACTATTTGAAGGCGCACAAGGTGTTATGTTAGATATCGATCAAGGAACATATCCATTTGTTACATCTTCAAACCCGGTAGCGGGTGGAGTAACAATTGGTTCTGGTGTAGGTCCATCTAAAATCAAACACGTTGTAGGTGTATCAAAAGCGTATACAACTCGTGTTGGTGACGGTCCTTTCCCAACTGAATTAACAAACGAAATTGGTGATCAAATCCGTGAAGTAGGACGTGAATACGGTACAACAACTGGTCGTCCTCGCCGTGTAGGTTGGTTTGACAGTGTAGTTGTACGTCATGCTCGTCGCGTTAGCGGAATCACAGACTTATCTTTAAACTCAATTGATGTATTAACAGGAATTGAGACGTTAAAGATTTGTGTAGCTTACCGTTACAAAGGGGAAATTATGGAAGAATTCCCTGCTAGCTTAAAAACACTTGCAGAATGCGAACCTGTATATGAAGAGCTTCCAGGTTGGACAGAAGATATTACGGGTGTGAAAACATTAGATGAGTTACCTAATAATGCTCGCCACTACTTAGAGCGCGTGTCTCAATTAACAGGTATTCCTTTATCTATTTTCTCTGTAGGTCCAGATCGTACACAAACAAATGTATTACGTGGTGTATATAGCTAA
- a CDS encoding S1C family serine protease — translation MINEGFGDSVEHYDEGQEPNSRPPKRRRGYFASALIGAIIGALIVLLLMPALVRNGILPDGWVTDENGDEQTGSTIQKSVSLDVTTAVTKAVSEANAAVVGVVNIQNSESFWNDERTDVGTGSGVIYKKQGNKAYIVTNYHVIKGANEIEVSFSNGTRVSAKILGSDDLMDLAVLEIDAGHVTKVATFGNSDKLKAGEPVIAIGNPLGLQFSGSVTQGVVSGVNRVIPQDLNGDGNPDWQSEVIQTDAAINPGNSGGALVNIDGELIGINSMKIAQEAVEGIGLAIPINMARPIINDLERYGEVRRPYLGVSTLSLSEVSGYHLKETLKLPHDVVNGVAVLKVEPGSPAAKAGLKEYDVIVELDHSKVRDIATLRKHLYIEKEIGDKMNVTFYRDGKKKSTEVKLTRQMK, via the coding sequence ATGATAAATGAAGGGTTCGGTGATAGTGTGGAACATTATGATGAAGGCCAAGAGCCAAATAGTCGGCCGCCTAAACGCCGCAGAGGATATTTCGCTTCTGCTCTGATTGGAGCTATTATAGGTGCACTTATTGTACTGCTTCTTATGCCAGCCTTGGTGAGAAACGGGATTTTGCCAGATGGATGGGTAACTGATGAAAATGGAGATGAACAAACAGGATCTACCATACAAAAGTCAGTATCTCTTGACGTCACTACGGCCGTCACAAAAGCTGTTTCTGAAGCAAACGCAGCAGTTGTAGGAGTTGTAAACATCCAGAACTCCGAAAGCTTTTGGAATGATGAACGAACTGATGTCGGGACGGGCTCAGGTGTTATTTACAAAAAGCAAGGTAATAAAGCTTATATTGTGACAAACTATCATGTCATTAAAGGCGCTAATGAAATTGAAGTGAGCTTCAGTAACGGTACAAGGGTATCAGCTAAAATTCTTGGCAGCGATGATTTAATGGACTTAGCGGTTCTTGAAATTGATGCAGGTCACGTGACAAAAGTGGCTACCTTTGGAAATTCTGATAAGCTTAAAGCTGGTGAACCAGTGATTGCTATTGGAAATCCACTAGGCCTTCAATTTTCTGGATCTGTTACACAAGGAGTTGTCTCAGGTGTTAACCGTGTCATTCCTCAAGATTTAAATGGCGATGGAAATCCTGATTGGCAATCAGAAGTTATTCAAACAGATGCCGCCATTAACCCTGGTAATAGCGGGGGTGCTCTTGTTAATATTGATGGTGAATTAATAGGCATTAATTCCATGAAAATTGCTCAAGAAGCAGTAGAAGGCATTGGTCTTGCAATTCCAATTAATATGGCTAGACCCATTATTAATGACTTAGAGCGATATGGCGAAGTCAGACGTCCGTATCTTGGAGTTAGTACACTATCATTAAGTGAGGTATCAGGGTATCATTTAAAAGAAACCCTTAAGTTACCACATGATGTAGTAAACGGAGTCGCTGTTCTAAAAGTCGAGCCAGGGTCGCCAGCCGCTAAAGCCGGGTTGAAGGAATATGATGTGATTGTTGAGTTAGATCACAGCAAAGTAAGGGATATTGCGACACTTCGCAAACACCTCTATATTGAAAAAGAAATTGGCGATAAAATGAATGTAACGTTCTATCGGGATGGCAAAAAGAAATCCACAGAAGTAAAATTAACGCGACAAATGAAGTAA
- a CDS encoding CxxH/CxxC protein — protein MKIYCCLEHTELALDIMVDEIELAPVFEKIENFTDKKSCEYCDNEAAYVVGN, from the coding sequence ATGAAGATATATTGCTGTTTAGAACACACAGAACTAGCGCTGGATATAATGGTAGATGAGATTGAGCTAGCGCCGGTTTTTGAAAAAATAGAAAATTTCACTGACAAAAAAAGCTGTGAATATTGTGACAATGAAGCTGCATACGTAGTAGGGAACTAA
- the rlmH gene encoding 23S rRNA (pseudouridine(1915)-N(3))-methyltransferase RlmH, protein MNISIITIGKLKEKYLKQGIEEYLKRLSSYAKVEIIELADEKAPENLSESEMEQVKQKEGERILAKISDDTHVIALAINGKQKSSEELAKEIDSLATYGKSKVAFIIGGSLGLSSQVMKRSNAALSFSKMTFPHQLMRLVLVEQIYRAFRIIRNEPYHK, encoded by the coding sequence GTGAATATCTCTATTATAACCATTGGGAAGTTAAAAGAAAAATACTTAAAACAAGGCATTGAAGAATATTTAAAGCGTTTATCAAGCTATGCAAAAGTAGAAATTATTGAGCTTGCAGATGAAAAAGCGCCAGAAAACTTAAGTGAATCTGAAATGGAACAAGTGAAACAAAAAGAAGGAGAGCGCATCTTAGCGAAAATCTCAGACGATACTCACGTTATCGCATTAGCTATTAACGGAAAACAAAAATCTTCGGAGGAACTCGCAAAAGAAATTGATTCATTAGCTACCTACGGAAAAAGTAAAGTAGCGTTTATCATTGGTGGATCGCTTGGGTTAAGCAGCCAAGTAATGAAACGTTCAAACGCAGCCCTTTCTTTTTCAAAGATGACGTTTCCTCATCAGCTTATGCGCCTAGTATTGGTAGAACAGATTTACCGAGCTTTTCGTATTATTCGAAATGAACCTTATCATAAATAG